A genomic region of bacterium contains the following coding sequences:
- the folP gene encoding dihydropteroate synthase, translated as MRPQAPSRAHPEPIRCGSAVFEFGRRTFLVGIVNMTPDSFAGDGLNGDEGAAEALGRRWKEDGADLLDVGGRSTRPGAPPVPVDEELRRTIPAIRRLVPLGLPVSVDTSSARVAAAALEAGAVMINDVTALRGDPEMGPLAARAAVPLVVMDGDDRRAAADVTAATGTFLAERLQAAAGYGIDPARVIVDPGYGFGVTLAQNMAMLRCLRSLTGLGRPILIGTSRKGSIGRVLNLPVHERLEGTAATIVVAIANGADFVRVHDVRAMSRVARMTDAIVRGLPAGTA; from the coding sequence GTGAGGCCGCAGGCCCCGAGCCGGGCGCATCCCGAGCCCATCCGGTGCGGGTCGGCCGTGTTCGAGTTTGGCCGGCGCACCTTTCTCGTCGGGATCGTCAACATGACGCCGGATTCGTTTGCCGGCGACGGACTCAACGGCGACGAGGGCGCCGCGGAGGCTCTCGGCCGCCGCTGGAAGGAGGACGGCGCCGACCTGCTGGATGTCGGCGGCCGCTCCACCCGGCCCGGCGCTCCGCCCGTGCCGGTCGACGAGGAACTGCGGCGGACCATTCCGGCGATCCGCCGGCTCGTGCCGCTCGGCCTCCCGGTCAGCGTCGATACGTCGTCGGCCCGGGTGGCCGCCGCCGCGCTCGAGGCAGGCGCCGTCATGATCAACGACGTGACGGCGCTCCGCGGCGATCCCGAGATGGGACCGCTCGCCGCACGCGCCGCGGTGCCCCTCGTCGTGATGGACGGCGACGACCGGCGCGCGGCGGCCGATGTCACGGCCGCGACGGGCACGTTTCTCGCCGAACGGCTTCAGGCCGCCGCCGGGTACGGGATCGATCCGGCACGCGTCATCGTGGACCCCGGCTACGGGTTCGGCGTGACGCTGGCGCAGAACATGGCGATGTTGCGGTGTCTTCGCAGCCTGACGGGGCTCGGCCGCCCTATTCTGATCGGCACGTCGCGCAAAGGGAGCATCGGCAGAGTGTTGAACCTCCCGGTCCATGAGCGGCTGGAGGGCACGGCCGCAACGATCGTGGTGGCGATCGCCAACGGCGCGGACTTCGTCCGCGTGCACGACGTGCGCGCGATGTCGCGCGTGGCGCGGATGACGGACGCGATCGTCCGCGGCCTCCCCGCCGGGACGGCGTGA
- the ftcD gene encoding glutamate formimidoyltransferase → MPNVSEGRRAGVIARLAAAAGGETGARLLDVSSDPDHNRTVLTFVGRADAVYDAARRVAAVAVRDIDLTHHDGVHPRIGAIDVVPFVPLYGATMADCVGLAHRFAAYAAAELRLPVYLYGDAARGCTSRGLAAIRRGGFEGLRAEIGTPARRPDMGPAAVHPTAGAVAVGARRVLIAFNVDLAAGGVAVARTIARGVRESSGGLPAVQAMGVWLPRRGLAQVSMNLLDYHRTPPLTAFECVRDDAVRRGAGIAAGELIGCAPREALPADPVAALRLRTLHPGQVLDPERLAADLVGPSGEPS, encoded by the coding sequence GTGCCCAACGTGAGCGAAGGCCGCCGGGCCGGCGTCATCGCGCGTCTGGCCGCGGCGGCCGGCGGCGAGACGGGGGCGCGGCTCCTCGACGTGTCCTCGGACCCCGACCACAACCGGACCGTGTTGACCTTTGTCGGTAGGGCGGACGCCGTGTACGACGCCGCGAGGCGCGTCGCCGCCGTGGCCGTCCGGGACATCGACCTCACGCACCACGACGGCGTGCATCCGCGCATCGGCGCAATCGATGTGGTGCCGTTCGTGCCGCTCTACGGCGCGACGATGGCGGACTGCGTCGGGCTCGCCCACCGGTTTGCGGCCTACGCGGCCGCGGAGCTCCGGCTGCCGGTCTACCTCTACGGCGACGCCGCCCGCGGCTGCACCTCCCGCGGGCTCGCGGCGATCCGCCGCGGCGGGTTCGAAGGCCTGCGCGCCGAGATCGGGACGCCGGCGCGGCGGCCGGACATGGGGCCGGCGGCGGTACATCCCACGGCGGGCGCGGTGGCCGTGGGCGCGCGCCGCGTCCTGATCGCCTTCAACGTGGATCTCGCGGCTGGCGGCGTCGCGGTCGCGCGCACGATCGCGCGCGGCGTGCGGGAGTCGTCCGGCGGCCTGCCCGCCGTCCAGGCCATGGGGGTGTGGCTGCCGCGGCGCGGGCTCGCGCAGGTCTCGATGAACCTCCTCGATTACCACCGCACGCCGCCGCTGACGGCCTTCGAGTGCGTGCGGGACGACGCGGTCCGGCGCGGCGCCGGCATCGCGGCGGGCGAGCTGATCGGCTGCGCCCCGCGAGAGGCGCTGCCGGCCGATCCGGTCGCCGCGCTGCGGCTCCGGACGCTGCACCCCGGACAGGTGCTCGATCCGGAGCGGCTCGCGGCGGACCTGGTCGGCCCGTCCGGGGAGCCCTCGTGA
- a CDS encoding ASCH domain-containing protein, whose amino-acid sequence MLALNFYSPLLAAALRDGTKTLTVRLGDKRDKYRDGQIVWVTVGHKYGTRQRIFTAVIDRVDTKLLRDVSPREIAKDNPAAREHTDLLEFLSTIYSRRVGLEDTVTLIHFSRITNAREE is encoded by the coding sequence ATGCTCGCATTGAACTTTTACTCCCCGCTGCTCGCCGCGGCGCTCCGCGACGGAACCAAGACGCTCACGGTTCGGCTGGGCGACAAGCGCGACAAGTACCGGGACGGGCAGATCGTCTGGGTCACGGTGGGCCACAAGTACGGTACGCGGCAACGCATCTTCACGGCGGTGATCGACCGGGTGGACACGAAGCTGTTGCGGGACGTGTCGCCCCGTGAGATCGCGAAGGACAATCCCGCGGCCCGCGAGCACACCGACCTGCTCGAGTTTCTCTCTACCATCTACAGCCGGCGCGTGGGCCTCGAGGACACTGTGACGCTCATCCACTTCTCCCGCATCACCAACGCCCGAGAGGAATAG
- the folB gene encoding dihydroneopterin aldolase, translated as MSDRIRLCGLAFYAHHGVSAEEQERGQVFTVDVAVEADLHRAGHTDALADTLDYRDLYARIRAAMTETRYHLLEAAAEAVAHALLDVERVEAVTVSVRKPHVRLGGPLESAAVEVTRRRRA; from the coding sequence GTGAGCGACCGCATCCGCCTCTGCGGTCTCGCCTTCTACGCGCATCACGGCGTGAGCGCGGAGGAGCAGGAACGTGGACAGGTGTTCACGGTGGACGTCGCGGTCGAGGCGGATCTGCATCGCGCCGGGCATACCGACGCGCTGGCCGACACGCTCGACTACCGAGACTTGTACGCGCGGATCCGCGCGGCCATGACCGAGACCCGGTACCATCTGCTGGAAGCCGCGGCCGAGGCCGTCGCGCACGCGCTGCTCGACGTCGAGCGCGTCGAGGCCGTCACGGTGAGCGTGCGGAAACCCCACGTCCGGCTGGGCGGGCCGCTCGAGAGCGCGGCCGTCGAGGTCACACGGCGCCGGCGCGCGTGA
- a CDS encoding SIMPL domain-containing protein (The SIMPL domain is named for its presence in mouse protein SIMPL (signalling molecule that associates with mouse pelle-like kinase). Bacterial member BP26, from Brucella, was shown to assemble into a channel-like structure, while YggE from E. coli has been associated with resistance to oxidative stress.): MRTLPYRWLGALLIILTVTAAGVAHGQPAPAPAPDGRPAAARTIVVTGQGTVEAVPDRAIIALAVIVVRPTAQDAQRESAAAMTQIVGKILALGLPQSAVRTTTVSLFPQRRPESGGTGPITGYQAENRVIVTLDDLSRAGQVIDTGVAAGANGVDGLEWQLRDPTGYRTQALRLAVQDARATATAIAEAAGVGGLRLVRIEQAGAIPVPRPGIAMAQVAAGTPVLPGTVPVVMQVRAVYTF, translated from the coding sequence ATGCGAACGCTTCCGTACCGGTGGCTTGGCGCGCTCCTCATCATCCTCACCGTGACCGCGGCAGGCGTCGCCCACGGTCAACCCGCTCCGGCACCGGCTCCGGACGGACGCCCGGCGGCGGCACGCACGATCGTGGTCACCGGCCAGGGAACCGTGGAGGCCGTTCCCGATCGGGCCATCATCGCCCTGGCCGTCATCGTCGTCCGGCCCACCGCGCAGGACGCGCAGCGGGAGAGCGCGGCGGCGATGACGCAGATCGTCGGCAAAATCCTGGCGCTCGGTCTCCCGCAGAGCGCCGTGCGCACCACCACCGTGTCGCTCTTCCCGCAGCGGCGGCCGGAGTCCGGCGGGACGGGCCCGATCACCGGCTACCAGGCGGAGAATCGGGTGATCGTCACCCTCGACGACCTGAGCCGCGCCGGTCAGGTCATCGACACGGGGGTGGCGGCCGGCGCGAACGGCGTCGACGGTCTTGAGTGGCAACTGCGCGATCCCACCGGCTACCGTACCCAGGCGCTCCGACTCGCGGTGCAAGATGCCCGGGCCACGGCGACGGCGATCGCGGAGGCGGCCGGCGTCGGCGGCCTCCGGCTTGTCCGGATCGAACAGGCCGGCGCGATCCCGGTGCCCCGCCCCGGGATCGCCATGGCGCAGGTCGCGGCGGGTACGCCGGTCCTTCCCGGAACCGTGCCGGTCGTAATGCAGGTCCGCGCTGTCTACACCTTCTAA
- a CDS encoding isochorismatase family cysteine hydrolase → MIEIPDLTVEARVDVAAAGTALIVVDMQNDFVDPAGSLSVAAAAATIPAIGRLRDLAYAHGLPVVYTQDWHGEDDPEFAIWGRHAVGGTWGAEIVPALAPGPGDLVVRKVRYDGFYGTALEHELRRRAIDTLVITGTVSNICVLHTAGSAALRWFRVIVPIDAVSALTEFDQRAALRQISFLYRGTLVRSEGIAVVTIE, encoded by the coding sequence ATGATCGAGATTCCCGACCTCACGGTGGAGGCCCGCGTCGATGTGGCGGCGGCCGGCACGGCTCTCATTGTCGTCGACATGCAGAACGACTTTGTAGATCCCGCCGGCAGCCTCTCTGTGGCCGCCGCGGCCGCAACGATTCCCGCGATTGGCCGGCTGCGCGACCTGGCGTACGCCCACGGCCTGCCGGTCGTCTACACCCAGGACTGGCACGGTGAGGACGATCCTGAATTTGCGATCTGGGGCCGCCACGCCGTCGGCGGAACGTGGGGCGCCGAGATCGTGCCGGCGCTGGCCCCCGGGCCGGGCGATCTCGTGGTGCGCAAGGTGCGGTACGATGGATTCTACGGCACGGCGTTGGAGCACGAGCTGAGGCGCCGTGCCATCGATACGCTGGTGATCACGGGCACCGTCAGCAACATCTGCGTGCTGCACACGGCCGGGAGTGCCGCGCTGCGGTGGTTTCGGGTGATTGTCCCGATCGACGCGGTTTCGGCGCTGACCGAGTTCGATCAGCGGGCCGCGCTGCGGCAGATTTCGTTTCTCTACCGTGGGACGCTCGTGCGAAGCGAGGGCATCGCGGTGGTGACGATCGAATGA
- a CDS encoding sugar ABC transporter permease, with product MAGREAVGPAIAGALAARRRRVSPGAWLDGLVVPAVAVLAFVVAYPTARALLLSGYNDQLLDPEHVHFVGAANYVGLSRDPVFWSAVANTLEFTASSVAIGFLLGLALAVLTERLPPSLRWVRGTLLTPWAIPVIVVAFLFRYMLDQQVGIITYLLLRLHAIAAAVPWLASVQWAMPAVVLANVWSQTPFYLLMFTAALKGIPEEIRDAARIDGAGGWQEFRHITLAYLQNTMVVSTLIMVINNFNNFPLIWAMTGGGPVYATTTLVVYIFQLAFAQFNIGYAAAVGTIWLAVLLLLAIVYIRALERRPLTAVDEV from the coding sequence GTGGCGGGCCGTGAGGCCGTCGGTCCGGCCATCGCGGGCGCGCTTGCGGCGAGACGCCGGCGCGTCTCCCCGGGCGCCTGGCTCGACGGACTGGTCGTTCCCGCCGTCGCCGTGCTCGCGTTCGTCGTGGCGTATCCGACGGCCCGGGCCCTGCTGCTGTCCGGCTACAATGACCAGCTGCTCGACCCCGAGCACGTCCACTTCGTCGGGGCCGCAAACTACGTTGGACTGTCGCGCGATCCGGTCTTCTGGAGCGCCGTCGCGAACACGCTCGAGTTCACCGCGTCGTCGGTGGCGATCGGATTTCTCCTCGGGCTCGCCCTGGCCGTGCTGACCGAGCGTCTCCCCCCGTCGCTGCGGTGGGTGCGGGGCACGCTGCTCACGCCCTGGGCGATCCCGGTGATCGTCGTCGCATTTCTCTTCCGGTACATGCTGGATCAGCAGGTAGGGATCATCACCTACCTGTTGCTCCGCCTGCACGCGATCGCCGCCGCCGTTCCCTGGCTCGCGTCCGTCCAATGGGCCATGCCGGCCGTGGTGCTGGCCAACGTATGGAGCCAGACGCCGTTCTACCTGCTGATGTTCACCGCCGCGCTCAAAGGCATTCCGGAGGAGATCCGCGATGCGGCGCGGATCGACGGGGCGGGCGGATGGCAGGAGTTCCGGCACATCACCCTTGCCTACCTGCAGAATACGATGGTCGTCTCCACCCTCATCATGGTCATCAACAACTTCAACAACTTCCCGCTGATCTGGGCGATGACCGGCGGCGGTCCCGTCTACGCTACGACGACGCTGGTCGTCTACATCTTTCAGCTCGCCTTCGCGCAGTTCAACATCGGCTACGCCGCGGCGGTCGGCACGATCTGGCTGGCCGTGCTGCTGCTCCTCGCGATTGTGTACATTCGGGCGCTGGAGCGGCGCCCGCTGACGGCCGTGGACGAGGTGTAG
- a CDS encoding sugar ABC transporter substrate-binding protein, with the protein MPQIRRKVVWRSVLGAALIAVLLPSAWSPAFASAAVTVTFVNWASAEPATRPAIQEVISAFERAHPGVQIKSVPVSFSDILHQLIIQTTAGNPPDVAQIAGNDTVALQATGALQPLDGIAPHAFLESLYPSEVTLGRFGGALYAVPWVVAPLGFWYNRTLLKQAGLNPGKPPATFAEWMDAMRAVKAKDPGVVPFGLDITNRSFGLDVNWSFMLAFGAHPLGPRAPDADTPQMTAYLTWVRTLARDGYTLPGKLLGEFRPLAARNELAFAFDGPYLRGVILSLNKAMTPEQLDATWGVTVLPAGSDGRHYTIPTDHQLVMFKAARDKTAAWAFMQYLASDRRAIETYTLTSGVIPPLRNAITLFPKQMGSAIVQAFVKDVIPTVVRPAWGPIYSKAYPAIMTGVQQAVSGTSPVGDIAKQMQTQLQTAY; encoded by the coding sequence ATGCCACAGATCCGAAGAAAGGTCGTCTGGCGGTCCGTACTCGGCGCGGCCCTGATCGCCGTCCTGTTGCCGTCGGCATGGTCGCCAGCGTTTGCCTCTGCAGCGGTCACAGTGACCTTCGTCAACTGGGCGTCAGCCGAACCCGCTACACGCCCCGCGATTCAGGAGGTCATCAGCGCCTTCGAACGTGCCCACCCGGGCGTCCAAATTAAAAGCGTTCCGGTGTCGTTCAGCGATATCCTCCACCAGTTGATCATTCAGACGACGGCCGGCAATCCGCCGGATGTTGCGCAGATCGCCGGCAACGATACCGTGGCCCTGCAGGCGACGGGGGCGCTTCAGCCGCTCGACGGGATCGCGCCGCATGCGTTTCTCGAAAGCCTATATCCCAGCGAGGTGACCCTCGGCAGGTTCGGGGGCGCGCTCTACGCGGTCCCCTGGGTCGTGGCGCCGCTGGGCTTTTGGTACAACCGAACGCTGCTGAAGCAGGCCGGGCTGAACCCTGGGAAGCCCCCGGCCACGTTCGCGGAGTGGATGGACGCAATGCGGGCCGTCAAAGCGAAGGATCCCGGGGTCGTCCCGTTCGGCCTAGATATTACGAATCGCAGCTTTGGGCTGGACGTCAACTGGTCATTCATGCTCGCGTTCGGCGCCCACCCGCTCGGCCCGCGCGCGCCAGATGCAGACACACCGCAGATGACGGCCTACCTGACGTGGGTGCGGACGCTCGCGCGCGACGGTTATACGCTGCCGGGGAAGCTGCTCGGCGAATTCCGGCCGCTCGCCGCTCGAAACGAGCTCGCCTTCGCCTTCGACGGACCATACCTGCGGGGAGTGATCCTAAGCCTCAACAAGGCGATGACGCCCGAGCAGTTGGATGCGACGTGGGGCGTGACGGTGCTACCGGCCGGAAGTGACGGGCGCCACTACACGATTCCCACCGACCACCAGCTGGTCATGTTCAAAGCCGCCAGGGACAAGACGGCGGCGTGGGCGTTCATGCAATACCTGGCATCCGACCGGAGGGCGATCGAAACCTACACCTTGACCTCAGGGGTGATCCCCCCGCTCCGGAATGCGATCACGCTGTTTCCAAAGCAGATGGGGAGTGCCATCGTTCAGGCGTTCGTTAAGGACGTGATTCCGACGGTCGTCCGGCCTGCCTGGGGGCCCATCTATAGCAAGGCGTATCCGGCGATCATGACCGGTGTCCAGCAGGCGGTGAGCGGCACCAGTCCGGTCGGCGACATCGCCAAGCAGATGCAGACCCAGCTGCAGACCGCCTACTGA
- a CDS encoding biotin--[acetyl-CoA-carboxylase] ligase — MTRAFLGLGSNVGDRAGYLREAVRRLDAPDLRVTDRSPVYETAPWGRTGQPTFLNQVVAVDTTLAPRALLERCLAVERSLGRVRGERWGPRPIDVDVLLYDEAVVREADLTVPHPELARRAFVLVPLADVAPHLRLPDGTGIDALLAASPDRASVWPWEDPGAAVIGRDLRWYETLPSTNGLARRLAEHGVPEGTVVVAERQTAGRGRLGRSWTSPAGGIWLSVVLRPALPIDRFPLIGLAACDATARTIEEMTGLRARLKWPNDVLVEGRKVAGLLLEAGPASEAEPAWLVVGIGLNANVAPEALPDRPYYPATSLQAVLGRPVDRGRLLRALLRVLDGDYQELSRGGGAAALGRWRARSETLGRYVRVATAAATVEGLAAGVDESGALLIRADDGTQRRIVAGEVTQEVAMEERR; from the coding sequence ATGACGCGTGCGTTTCTCGGACTCGGATCGAACGTCGGCGACCGCGCGGGATACCTGCGGGAAGCGGTCCGCCGTCTCGACGCCCCGGATCTTCGCGTGACGGACCGCTCGCCGGTCTACGAGACGGCGCCGTGGGGCCGGACCGGACAGCCGACCTTTCTGAACCAGGTCGTGGCCGTCGACACCACGCTTGCGCCCCGGGCGCTGCTCGAGCGGTGTCTTGCCGTGGAGCGCTCCCTCGGCCGCGTGCGCGGCGAGCGATGGGGGCCACGCCCGATCGACGTGGACGTCCTGCTCTACGACGAGGCGGTCGTTCGCGAGGCCGACCTCACGGTCCCCCATCCGGAGCTGGCCCGCCGGGCGTTCGTCCTCGTGCCGCTCGCGGACGTGGCCCCGCACCTGCGCCTCCCCGACGGCACCGGCATCGACGCGCTCCTCGCCGCGTCGCCTGACCGCGCCTCGGTCTGGCCATGGGAAGACCCGGGCGCGGCGGTGATCGGCAGGGACCTTCGCTGGTATGAGACGTTGCCTTCGACGAACGGGCTCGCGCGGCGCCTCGCCGAACACGGGGTGCCGGAGGGCACGGTCGTCGTGGCCGAGCGGCAGACCGCCGGGCGCGGACGGCTCGGCCGGTCGTGGACGTCGCCGGCCGGAGGCATCTGGCTGTCCGTCGTGCTGCGGCCCGCGCTGCCCATCGACCGGTTCCCGCTGATCGGCCTGGCCGCGTGCGACGCGACGGCCCGGACGATCGAGGAGATGACGGGGCTGCGCGCGCGCCTCAAGTGGCCCAACGACGTGTTGGTCGAGGGCCGCAAGGTGGCCGGATTGTTGCTCGAGGCCGGTCCCGCCTCTGAAGCGGAGCCGGCCTGGCTCGTCGTAGGCATCGGCCTGAACGCCAACGTCGCCCCCGAGGCGCTGCCCGACCGGCCGTACTACCCCGCGACGTCGCTTCAGGCCGTCCTGGGCCGGCCGGTGGACCGCGGGCGTCTGTTGCGCGCGCTCCTGCGCGTCCTCGACGGCGACTACCAAGAACTGTCCCGCGGCGGGGGCGCCGCGGCGCTCGGCCGCTGGCGTGCCCGGTCGGAGACCCTCGGGCGGTATGTCCGCGTGGCGACGGCGGCGGCGACCGTCGAGGGGCTGGCCGCCGGCGTCGATGAGTCGGGCGCACTCCTGATCCGCGCCGACGACGGGACGCAACGGCGGATCGTCGCGGGCGAGGTGACGCAGGAGGTCGCGATGGAGGAGCGACGATGA